In one window of Temnothorax longispinosus isolate EJ_2023e unplaced genomic scaffold, Tlon_JGU_v1 HiC_scaffold_17, whole genome shotgun sequence DNA:
- the LOC139823741 gene encoding uncharacterized protein — translation MVDLTRDEWETFHSATKCHICEQQFAPDDNKVRDHCHLTGRYRGPAHSTCNLNYKDPHFIPVIFHNLSGYDAHFIIKEIAAAFEGSIDVLPITKEKYISFTKHVKDTAEKSDLRSDIQLRFIDSYKFLSASLAKLASFLDNDKLKIIRSKFSALSDDDFKLLTRKGVFPYEYVDSVEKLEDTCLPPHDSFYNSLTGETVSESDYAHATNVWQRFSVRTLGEYSDLYLKTDVLLLADVFENFRDSCVASYGLDPAYYYTLPGFTWDAMLKHTCIKFELLTDIDMVMFIERGIRGGLSQCSGRYAKANNKYMKSYDSSKPSSYLMYFDVNNLYGWAMCKPLPYAEFRWVEDSSNFDVNTIALDSSTGYILEVDLEYPQDKHDAHADLPFCPMRDKPPGKRQDKLLATLHDKERYVIHYRNLQQCMCHGLRVTKIHRVLQFAQSEWLRSYIELNTKFRTQAKNEFEKTLYKLMNNAVFGKTMENVRNHVDVKLVTKWEGRYGAEAMIARPNFHSSSVFSENLVAIELRKLEVKFDKPIYVGMCILDLSKVCLYEFHHDYMSPLYRNSCRIMYTDTDSLIYHIKCDDAYENMKHDIARFDTSDYAVDNAYDMPLVNKKVPGLMKDENNGAIMTEFVGLRAKMYALRVDGKKDCKKAKGVKSNVIARTITFDDYTRCLNDEIEMTRPQSCIRSKMHEVYTISETKIALSPYDDKRYIVPDSTDTLPWGHYRI, via the coding sequence ATGGTAGACctaacgcgagacgagtgggagACATTTCACAGCGCGACGAAATGTCACATATGCGAACAACAATTCGCGCCTGATGATAATAAAGTGCGCGATCATTGCCACCTGACCGGGCGGTACAGAGGTCCAGCACACTCAACGTGCAATCTGAATTATAAAGATCCTCACTTCATCCCAGTAATATTCCACAATCTGTCGGGCTATGACGCACACTTTATTATCAAGGAGATAGCTGCCGCGTTCGAAGGCTCAATCGATGTACTGCCTATAACAAAGGAAAAGTACATCTCATTTACTAAACACGTGAAAGACACCGCGGAAAAATCTGATTTGCGAAGCGATATACAATTAAGATTCATCGACTCGTACAAATTTCTGAGCGCGAGTCTCGCAAAATTGGCATCCTTCCtagataatgataaattaaaaattatacgatcaaaattttccgcgttatccGACGACGATTTCAAATTATTGACGCGAAAAGGTGTCTTTCCATACGAATATGTAGACAGCGTTGAAAAACTGGAGGATACGTGTTTACCACCGCACGATTCATTTTACAATTCCTTGACCGGTGAAaccgtatccgagagcgattacgcgcacgccaCGAACGTATGGCAGCGATTCTCCGTTCGAACCCTGGGCGAATACAGCGATCTATATCTGAAAACCgatgtcttgctgttggccgacgtgtttgaaaatttccgCGACAGCTGCGTCGCGAGTTACGGACTTGATCCCGCGTACTACTACACTTTACCAGGCTTTACGTGGGACGCCATGTTGAAACATACATGTATCAAATTTGAACTGCTGACcgacattgacatggtcatgttTATCGAACGTGGTATACGTGGCGGCCTGAGTCAATGTTCCGGCAGATACGCGAAGGCCAACAACAAGTATATGAAGTCGTACGATTCAtcgaaaccgtcgtcgtacctAATGTACTTCGATGTCAACAACTTATACGGTTGGGCGATGTGTAAGCCACTGCCCTACGCGGAGTTTCGATGGGTCGAAGACTCGTCAAATTTCGACGTTAACACGATCGCTTTGGATTCGTCTACAGGCTATATTCTCGAGGTCGATCTCGAGTATCCGCAGGATAAACACGACGCGCACGCtgacctaccgttctgtccgatGCGTGATAAACCGCCCGGCAAACGGCAGGACAAACTTCTCGCCACGCTGCACGATAAGGAGCGTTACGTCATCCATTATCGCAATCTGCAGCAGTGCATGTGCCATGGTCTACGCGTCACTAAAATACATCGCGTATTGCAATTCGCTCAATCTGAGTGGCTCCGTTCTTACATCGAACTCAATACAAAATTCAGGACACAAGCCAAAAATGAGTtcgaaaaaacattatataaattaatgaataacgcTGTTTTTGGAAAAACAATGGAGAATGTACGAAACCACGTCGATGTAAAATTAGTGACGAAGTGGGAGGgtagatacggcgcggaggcaATGATCGCGCGACCAAATTTCCACAGCAGTAGCGTGTTTTCTGAAAATCTGGTAGCCATCGAACTTCGCAAACTCGAGGTGAAATTCGACAAACCGATCTACGTCGGCATGTGCATTCTCGACTTGTCGAAGGTGTGCCTGTACGAATTTCACCACGATTACATGTCTCCCCTGTACCGCAACTCGTGTAGAATTATGTATACCGACACGGACAGTTTGATTTATCATATCAAGTGCGACGACGCGTACGAGAACATGAAACATGATATAGCTCGGTTCGACACAAGTGACTATGCGGTAGATAACGCTTATGATATGCCTctcgtcaataaaaaagtgcCGGGCCTGATGAAGGATGAAAACAATGGGGCCATTATGACCGAATTTGTTGGACTTAGGGCGAAAATGTACGCCTTACGAGTCGATGGcaaaaaagattgtaaaaaaGCGAAAGGTGTCAAAAGTAACGTTATTGCGCGCACCATCACATTCGACGACTACACGCGGTGTCTGAACGATGAGATCGAAATGACTCGACCACAGTCGTGCATAAGATCGAAAATGCACGAAGTGTACACTATTAGCGAGACGAAAATCGCTCTGAGTCCGTACGACGATAAGCGATATATCGTGCCGGATTCGACCGATACGTTGCCGTGGGGACATTACCGAATATAa